The following are encoded in a window of Blastocatellia bacterium genomic DNA:
- the mreC gene encoding rod shape-determining protein MreC — MTTGKRPGHHVVLALIGLLSGQMLLMSFYARQPETGQSFFRVWMMTVVAPYLKTVGAAFGDAVHVWQNYADLRRSKQEVEQLRRQLAQTQLELHQLKEATRAATRLDTLARYQQTQMGSSVIARVIQRDVSGWFGTILIDRGRRDGVAHNSVVMTPEGLVGRVIALGPSVAQVQLITDERSGAGAVIGVIGQSRALGVVEGRNEALCKMRYVPGREIVPLGEIVYTSGQDGIYPPGIPIGRIIAVQKGSVMVSHDITIEPLAPLAKLEEVIVLLSRPSKIELDSSVAADN, encoded by the coding sequence ATGACCACCGGCAAACGACCGGGTCACCACGTCGTGCTAGCGTTGATTGGCTTACTGAGCGGCCAAATGCTGCTGATGTCGTTTTATGCACGGCAGCCTGAGACGGGGCAATCCTTCTTTCGTGTGTGGATGATGACCGTCGTCGCTCCGTATTTGAAGACCGTTGGAGCCGCCTTTGGCGATGCCGTTCATGTCTGGCAAAACTATGCTGATTTGCGCCGCTCCAAGCAGGAGGTTGAGCAGTTACGCCGACAACTGGCACAAACACAGTTGGAATTGCACCAACTGAAAGAGGCGACACGCGCTGCCACGCGACTGGACACGCTGGCTCGCTATCAACAAACGCAGATGGGCAGCAGTGTAATAGCTCGGGTGATTCAACGGGACGTGTCGGGTTGGTTTGGAACGATTTTGATTGATCGCGGGCGACGCGACGGAGTCGCTCATAACAGTGTGGTGATGACGCCTGAAGGCTTGGTCGGTCGTGTGATTGCCTTAGGGCCGTCGGTCGCACAGGTGCAATTGATTACCGATGAGCGCAGTGGAGCGGGCGCTGTGATCGGGGTGATTGGCCAATCGCGCGCGCTCGGTGTTGTCGAAGGCAGGAATGAAGCTCTATGCAAGATGCGCTATGTGCCCGGTCGGGAGATCGTCCCATTGGGAGAGATCGTGTATACATCCGGGCAGGATGGCATCTATCCGCCGGGCATTCCTATTGGACGCATCATCGCAGTGCAAAAGGGATCGGTCATGGTGTCGCATGACATCACCATCGAGCCGTTGGCGCCATTGGCAAAATTGGAAGAAGTCATTGTGTTGTTGAGTCGTCCGAGCAAAATTGAGTTAGATAGTTCGGTGGCGGCGGACAACTGA
- the mrdA gene encoding penicillin-binding protein 2, translated as MDLKLNELAEKARKVNEGHRLAIIQYGLVLSFVAIILRLWSLQVIHHEEYLKRAENNRLKTLPILAPRGFVFDREGRVLIENNPSLTIIMNREEVQARGRTVMEVVNELKIRGLALDTDLISGYMNAVKRRPSWYPIVIKENATTADVAWVRAHQLEYPELDIVEQPIRRYPDGPLLAHVLGYVSEISPQELEQPEFKDYRPGDIIGKAGIEKYYDSLLRGKDGMRRVVVDSTGREIEELDRVDPVPGRDLRLTIDLDLQRVAEEQLADRRGVVIAMDPRNGEILAMVSHPSFDPNLFSQRIKTPAGKEEYQALLRDRQLPLYNRAIQGTYPSGSTWKPLIAVAALEERVITRQDSRILCGGGIQIGNRFTRCMGSHGAPDVHNALRVSCDGYFYRLGLKLGVDRMHEWVKSMGLGQRTGIDLPGEREGIIPGRHVKRRNPRDPEWRDHDTVIASVGQGAVAITPLQLLRAYAGIAMGGVLHTPHLLLEVGAPGPRTPYQDDRPLRIRMSKETHELVAKGLWAVVNEGGTGTRAAVKGFDVSGKTGTAQVVALHKTRGEFKDHAWFAAFAPLDKPEIAVVVLIENIGFGGTHSAPVAGAIFEAYYRKHHAPPSQTQIAQRDQANTSSSAARSGVTTSVPANAARPTTPSASPAAATAAPARAVKPPLVPATAASAGRGSSSSVNKPSQAGAASGNRAYSTGRRQSNVAAASASTSSASAASPKPTHNNSSGATTKHRPRTVTQQARRGQR; from the coding sequence ATGGACCTCAAATTGAATGAATTGGCGGAAAAGGCTCGGAAAGTGAACGAGGGCCATCGTCTGGCCATCATTCAATATGGGTTAGTGCTGTCATTCGTTGCCATTATTTTGCGCCTGTGGTCGTTGCAGGTGATCCACCATGAGGAGTACCTGAAGCGAGCCGAGAACAATCGGCTCAAGACACTGCCTATCCTGGCGCCACGCGGGTTTGTATTTGACCGCGAAGGTCGCGTCCTGATCGAGAACAATCCGAGTCTGACCATCATCATGAACCGCGAAGAAGTGCAAGCTCGCGGTCGCACGGTGATGGAGGTGGTCAATGAACTGAAGATTCGTGGATTGGCGTTGGATACCGATCTGATTAGTGGCTATATGAACGCGGTCAAGCGGCGGCCCTCGTGGTATCCGATCGTGATTAAGGAGAATGCAACCACGGCTGATGTGGCCTGGGTTCGAGCGCATCAACTGGAGTATCCTGAGCTGGACATTGTCGAGCAACCGATCCGGCGCTATCCTGACGGGCCATTGCTGGCCCATGTACTTGGTTACGTCAGCGAAATTTCTCCGCAAGAATTGGAGCAGCCCGAATTCAAGGATTACCGTCCAGGCGATATTATCGGAAAAGCCGGCATCGAGAAATACTATGACAGCTTGTTGCGCGGCAAAGATGGCATGCGTCGCGTGGTGGTGGATAGCACAGGCCGAGAGATTGAGGAACTGGACCGAGTTGACCCCGTGCCAGGGCGCGACCTGCGCCTGACTATTGATCTGGATTTGCAGCGCGTGGCGGAAGAACAGTTAGCAGACCGCCGTGGCGTGGTCATTGCGATGGACCCACGCAATGGTGAAATTCTGGCGATGGTCAGTCATCCGTCATTTGATCCGAATCTCTTCTCCCAACGCATCAAAACGCCTGCCGGTAAAGAGGAATATCAGGCGCTGCTCCGGGATCGCCAGTTGCCGTTGTACAACCGCGCCATTCAAGGCACTTATCCGAGCGGATCAACCTGGAAGCCATTGATTGCTGTGGCCGCGTTGGAAGAGCGCGTGATTACCCGACAGGATTCGCGTATTTTGTGTGGCGGCGGCATTCAAATCGGCAATCGCTTTACCCGTTGCATGGGGTCGCATGGCGCTCCTGATGTGCATAACGCGTTGCGCGTCTCCTGTGACGGATACTTTTACCGGCTCGGCTTGAAGCTCGGCGTGGATCGCATGCATGAGTGGGTCAAGAGCATGGGACTGGGGCAGCGTACCGGCATAGACTTACCTGGCGAGCGTGAAGGCATCATTCCAGGACGCCATGTCAAGCGGCGCAATCCGAGAGACCCCGAGTGGCGCGATCACGATACGGTCATCGCTTCTGTTGGACAAGGCGCTGTCGCCATCACACCATTGCAATTGCTGCGCGCCTATGCCGGCATTGCGATGGGTGGTGTGCTTCACACGCCGCATCTACTGTTGGAAGTTGGCGCGCCAGGACCGCGCACGCCGTATCAAGATGATCGTCCGCTCAGGATTCGCATGAGTAAGGAAACGCACGAGCTTGTGGCCAAGGGACTGTGGGCTGTGGTGAACGAGGGTGGAACAGGCACGCGCGCCGCCGTCAAAGGCTTCGATGTGAGTGGTAAGACGGGCACGGCGCAGGTGGTGGCGCTGCACAAAACCCGTGGCGAGTTCAAGGATCATGCCTGGTTCGCGGCGTTTGCCCCGCTTGACAAACCAGAGATCGCCGTTGTGGTGCTGATTGAAAACATTGGCTTCGGTGGGACGCACAGCGCGCCAGTAGCGGGCGCCATTTTTGAAGCCTACTACAGGAAACATCATGCGCCACCGAGCCAGACACAGATCGCCCAACGAGACCAGGCAAACACATCTTCTTCGGCAGCCCGCTCGGGCGTGACGACATCAGTGCCGGCCAACGCAGCCAGGCCCACGACACCCTCTGCATCGCCGGCCGCCGCCACTGCTGCTCCTGCTCGCGCTGTCAAGCCGCCGCTGGTTCCGGCAACTGCTGCATCCGCTGGCAGAGGTTCGTCCAGCAGCGTCAACAAACCATCGCAAGCTGGCGCGGC
- a CDS encoding rod shape-determining protein gives MFRIFSNDLAIDLGTANTLVYAKGRGIVVSEPSIVVVNKVTHKVEAVGKEAKEMLGRTHSNIVAIRPMRDGVIANFELTEIMLQSFIRKAHNGRSWVNPRVVIGVPGEITQVERRAVIDAAYRAKASDVYLVEECIAAAVGAGLPITEPSGNMIVDIGGGTTDIAVISLSGIVYSRSVRVASNEMDEAIIQYIKRKYNLLIGERTAEQIKIELGSAYPLDEPLSMEVRGRSLIEGVPKTIVINDEEVREALAETVTTIVNAVRVALERTPPELAADIVDHGIVLTGGGALLKNLDKRLRLETSVPVIMAEDPLSSVVLGAGKMLDDIDLLKRVCTNLERLEY, from the coding sequence ATCTTTCGTATTTTTTCCAACGATTTAGCCATTGATTTAGGGACGGCCAACACGCTCGTTTACGCCAAGGGACGCGGTATCGTTGTCAGTGAGCCTTCAATCGTAGTGGTCAACAAAGTGACGCATAAGGTCGAAGCGGTGGGCAAAGAAGCCAAGGAGATGCTTGGACGTACGCACTCGAACATTGTGGCCATCCGTCCGATGCGTGATGGGGTCATCGCCAATTTCGAGTTGACCGAGATCATGTTGCAAAGTTTTATTCGCAAGGCCCACAATGGGCGCTCGTGGGTCAATCCGCGGGTGGTCATTGGCGTGCCGGGAGAGATCACACAAGTGGAGCGCCGCGCCGTCATTGATGCGGCCTATCGGGCTAAGGCCAGCGATGTGTACTTGGTCGAAGAATGTATCGCGGCTGCCGTCGGCGCCGGCCTGCCGATTACCGAACCGTCGGGCAACATGATTGTGGATATTGGCGGAGGGACAACCGATATTGCTGTCATCTCGCTATCGGGTATTGTCTATTCCCGCTCGGTGCGCGTGGCCAGCAATGAAATGGATGAGGCGATCATCCAGTACATTAAACGGAAATACAACTTGCTGATTGGCGAGCGTACAGCCGAGCAGATCAAGATCGAGCTCGGTTCGGCATATCCCTTAGACGAACCCCTCTCGATGGAAGTGCGGGGCCGTAGCTTGATTGAAGGTGTGCCCAAGACGATCGTCATTAACGACGAAGAAGTCCGCGAGGCGTTGGCTGAGACCGTCACCACGATTGTCAATGCCGTTCGGGTGGCGTTGGAGCGGACACCGCCGGAACTGGCCGCCGATATTGTGGATCACGGAATTGTGCTCACCGGCGGGGGCGCATTGTTGAAGAATTTGGATAAGCGTTTGAGGTTGGAGACCAGTGTGCCGGTCATCATGGCCGAAGACCCGCTCTCATCGGTTGTGTTGGGGGCCGGGAAAATGTTAGACGATATTGATCTGCTCAAACGTGTGTGCACTAACCTCGAACGGCTTGAATACTAA
- the mreD gene encoding rod shape-determining protein MreD has product MSVTKIILSTIAALLIQLLVSSYLRFPSFNLSHLDLVLIVVVYSCFGRDPLRSMLLGAGAGLVQDSFSGGILGTQSFCKTVIAFLTGSLSVRFALDSPLLRLFVMAGASILHGLIFVGLHSLFGVSLIEPPVQENLLRRLAWPLLANFIGAIIIFPLLDRYMTGRAGRRERRTVRLGQMR; this is encoded by the coding sequence GTGAGCGTAACGAAGATCATTCTATCAACGATCGCGGCATTACTCATCCAATTACTCGTGTCGAGTTATCTGCGTTTTCCATCGTTCAATTTGAGCCATCTGGACCTGGTCTTGATTGTGGTTGTCTATAGTTGTTTCGGACGGGACCCGCTGCGCTCCATGTTACTGGGGGCTGGGGCTGGGCTGGTACAAGACAGCTTCTCCGGCGGGATTCTTGGAACACAAAGCTTTTGCAAGACGGTGATCGCGTTCTTGACCGGATCGCTCAGTGTTCGCTTTGCGCTGGATAGCCCGTTGCTCCGGCTGTTTGTGATGGCTGGCGCTTCTATCCTTCATGGACTGATTTTCGTCGGTCTTCACTCGTTGTTCGGTGTGTCGTTAATCGAGCCGCCTGTCCAAGAAAATTTACTGCGCCGGTTGGCTTGGCCATTGCTGGCTAATTTTATTGGTGCCATCATTATCTTTCCCCTGCTAGACCGGTACATGACAGGGCGGGCAGGGCGACGCGAACGTCGAACGGTTCGATTAGGGCAGATGAGGTAG